The proteins below come from a single Candidatus Methylomirabilota bacterium genomic window:
- a CDS encoding amidohydrolase family protein, with the protein GGDLAFKRMSVPLYTHDWYPLWEAAAECHFPISFHSTGFKGLRTPDTPKMEQEYSLQWRLVRSSLFQLDGMEVLVSLIASGACEKYPDFRFILGESGVTWIPYVLDRLDTEYNDRARNLGFSMKPSDYFRRQGYTTYQQDQFMEPIIPLVGEDNIIWGADYPHPDCIWPESRRHIEANLGMVSERVRRKITSENVMKLYGLRAESIGPARKVGQAQATA; encoded by the coding sequence AGGGCGGGGACCTGGCCTTCAAGCGGATGAGCGTGCCGCTCTACACTCACGACTGGTATCCGCTGTGGGAAGCGGCGGCCGAGTGCCACTTTCCCATCTCCTTCCACTCGACGGGCTTCAAGGGGCTGCGCACGCCGGATACGCCCAAGATGGAGCAGGAATACTCGCTGCAGTGGCGGCTCGTGCGCTCGTCGCTCTTCCAGCTCGATGGGATGGAGGTGCTGGTGTCCCTGATCGCCTCGGGCGCCTGCGAGAAGTATCCGGACTTCAGGTTCATCCTGGGCGAGTCGGGCGTGACGTGGATCCCCTATGTCCTCGACCGGCTGGACACGGAGTACAACGACCGGGCGCGCAACCTCGGCTTCTCCATGAAGCCCAGCGACTACTTCCGGCGCCAGGGCTACACCACGTACCAGCAGGATCAGTTCATGGAGCCGATCATCCCGCTCGTGGGCGAGGACAACATCATCTGGGGCGCCGACTATCCGCACCCCGACTGCATCTGGCCGGAGTCGCGGCGGCACATCGAGGCGAACCTCGGCATGGTGTCAGAGCGCGTGCGGCGGAAGATCACGTCCGAAAACGTGATGAAGCTCTACGGCCTCCGCGCGGAGAGCATCGGGCCCGCCCGGAAAGTCGGTCAGGCGCAGGCGACCGCGTAG